Proteins from a genomic interval of Oncorhynchus kisutch isolate 150728-3 linkage group LG28, Okis_V2, whole genome shotgun sequence:
- the LOC109872473 gene encoding junctional adhesion molecule A codes for MFVSGLVSVFLFLHATGIDCAFTVTTSNADVRAKENEGADLYCTHSADFGANARVEWKFKDMKGSTTHVIFDGKPTTPYADRVTKFDGMLRFSKVTRKDNGEYYCAVSGSQKFGEVKVKLTVLVPPSMPMCRVPTSVTTARSALLSCHDAQGSPPPTYKWYKDNNPLPEDPSKFAAFRNYTYKINTVNGNLEFPLASKMDTGDYSCEAVNDAGPAKRCEAVRMEVHDINTGGIVAGVIVALLALALLGFGLWYARRKGYLPKKSASQPKPSVVYQPTSEYGDEEDGEFKQKSSFVV; via the exons GTATAGACTGCGCCTTCACAGTCACAACCAGCAATGCAGATGTGAGGGCTAAAGAGAATGAAG GTGCTGATCTTTACTGCACTCACTCTGCTGACTTTGGTGCAAATGCCAGAGTTGAGTGGAAGTTTAAGGACATGAAGGGTTCTACAACTCATGTCATTTTTGATGGGAAACCTACCA cacCATATGCCGACCGTGTCACTAAGTTTGATGGGATGCTGAGGTTCAGTAAGGTGACGCGGAAAGATAATGGGGAGTATTACTGCGCGGTGTCTGGTAGTCAGAAGTTTGGGGAGGTCAAAGTGAAGCTCACCGTTTTAG TGCCTCCATCCATGCCTATGTGTAGGGTCCCAACCTCTGTGACAACGGCGCGTAGCGCGCTGCTTTCCTGCCATGATGCCCAGGGGTCACCTCCCCCTACCTACAAGTGGTACAAAGACAATAACCCTCTCCCTGAGGACCCCAGCAAGTTCGCTGCCTTCAGGAACTACACCTACAAGATCAACACTGTCAATGGCAACCTG GAGTTTCCTTTGGCTTCTAAGATGGATACAGGAGACTACAGCTGTGAGGCTGTGAATGATGCCGGCCCTGCGAAACGCTGTGAAGCTGTCAGAATGGAAGTCC aTGACATCAACACTGGAGGTATTGTTGCCGGGGTGATCGTGGCTCTCCTAGCCCTGGCCCTGCTAGGCTTTGGACTGTGGTACGCCCGCCGCAAAGGATACCTGCCTA AAAAGAGTGCAAG CCAACCCAAACCCTCAGTGGTCTACCAGCCAACATCGGAGTATGGCGATGAAGAGGAT GGGGAATTCAAACAGAAGTCTTCTTTCGTGGTATAG